TCAGATGAAATCATTATTTTTCTTTATTATAGCACTATTCGTTTTTTGTGGATGTTCTTCGGACGATCCGTCCGAGGCTCCCGTACAGGAACCTGTTACGGTCAGTTGGTCGCTTTCGGGTACCTTCGGTAACGCTACGGTCGATTCCGTAAGTGCCGACACGGAACTGCCGCGGATGGTAAAGCGTACGGATTCCTCGACGCTCCATATCAACGGCTTCGACACCGCCTATTTTGAAAAGAGAATTTCACTGCGCCACCTGCAGGTGAATGCCGGCGCCGAAGTCGATGTCGACGACGAGGGCAATTTTACTTTTGACAACCAGACCGTATTCGGACTTTGCGAGAACACGAACTCCATCAAGATTATCCCGAGCGCCAAGGGAAACGCAAACCTGAACCCGGGCTCGATTATCCTGTATTCCTATAACGACGGCTATTATCAGTACCAGTAACGGAATTGGCTTGACCTATGAAGAAGATTCTTTTTTTGATTTCTTTATGTGCATGGATTGTCGGGTGTAGCGACTCCCCTTCGGACGGCCCGAAGGAACCCGAGCAGCCTATAGAATACTCCGATTCGCTTTCCGTGAGGATTCTCCATTATAACGGGACGGACGCTATTTACGAACTCGCCGCGTATCAGGATTCCTATCTCTTCAACGGAGAACTTGGCGATGGCGACCATTATACCATTGAACGAAACTTCTATATCGACACCGTCGTTTTTGATGTTTCGCCAAGATTCCACCAATGTAAGGATTCAAGTTCCTTGACATACAAGATTGACGGTAAAAAGGTCGAGACGGTCGAATCGAAATGGGGACGGCAGGCGCTTCCCCTGCCCGACGAAAAAAAGCACACCGTCGAAATCTCGGCAGTGTCGACCTGTAACCAGACGACGGTCATGTTCGATATCGTCCCTTCCGAAAAGCCCGGAAAAATATTCAAGCATACTGACCGTTTTTACCTGAGCTTTTCCCCGAGAATAGACTCTTATCCTTACAAGAACGGTTCCCTGTTCCTCACCATAACGCCCAGCGTGGCACCGCAATACTTCGAAGGCGACACGACGCTTTCCCGGTGCAAGCTGATGAGCGGTGAAGACAGCCTCATCATTCCCATGTCATTCGATAAGTACAAGAAACGTCTAGGAACTCTCGCTCACATAAACGCGGACAGTGTCACGCTCACTTCGTTTACGGATGCACATAAGGACTTTTCGCTTGCCTGCGCCCTGTATTTCCAGTCATGGAAAGTCCCGGCCAAGGTCGATTCGGTACAATACTTCCAGGCATTCCCCGTTTCTTTCAAGAAGACCATCGAAGCGCCCTACATTGGCGAACGCAACGGAAGAATTGATATTTTACGCGAAGACGACATGTTGTCTTATCTTGTAATAATGCGCGTCCACAAGAGGGGAACCGACGAGGTTGTGCACAAGATATATTACGATTATATCCAGGACACCCTTCATGTTGGTCCAAGCTGGTTCCTTCCGCAAGATTCCGTCGGCTGTCCGGTTGACATAGATTCCATCCACGCTTATACATTGCCCTATGTGCTGGCCTCTCCGGAATCGTTCCAAGTGTGGGATTATCTCTTTTGGAAATACGCCCTAAGCTGTCTGGACGGTAAATGGTGCCCCGAAACAGAAGATGTTAAAACGGATCTCGACACGACTCTCGCGAAACTGTTTTCCAAGCACGATGGAATGGATCCGCATACATGGATGTCCGCTTTCGCGTGGGAAAGAGACCCTCCGGGCCCCTGTGAATTGCCGAAGTACAGTTCCAGCTCCAAGACAGTAGAAAGCAGTTCGAGTTCAGCCTTAGAAGAATGCAACGACGACAATCTCGGAAAAATGGATTCCATGTATGTTGACGAGTACAAAGCGATGCTTTACTACGTATGCTATTTCCATACATGGAATGAAGCCTCTGATATCGAGATCCGTTTAAAGAAGTCTTGTACAGCTAAAAACCAGGATGAGGTCGTTATAGACGAAAAAGGATTAAAATACATATGCGGGGTGGACTGGCGTCTGGCATCGATTTACGATGAAGAAACTATCGATTATACAAATCCAGATATTGACTACAAGACCTTTACGGATGATCGGAACGGGAAGACGTACAAGATTGTAGATATCGGAACGCAAACCT
The sequence above is drawn from the Fibrobacter sp. UWR2 genome and encodes:
- a CDS encoding FISUMP domain-containing protein, translating into MKKILFLISLCAWIVGCSDSPSDGPKEPEQPIEYSDSLSVRILHYNGTDAIYELAAYQDSYLFNGELGDGDHYTIERNFYIDTVVFDVSPRFHQCKDSSSLTYKIDGKKVETVESKWGRQALPLPDEKKHTVEISAVSTCNQTTVMFDIVPSEKPGKIFKHTDRFYLSFSPRIDSYPYKNGSLFLTITPSVAPQYFEGDTTLSRCKLMSGEDSLIIPMSFDKYKKRLGTLAHINADSVTLTSFTDAHKDFSLACALYFQSWKVPAKVDSVQYFQAFPVSFKKTIEAPYIGERNGRIDILREDDMLSYLVIMRVHKRGTDEVVHKIYYDYIQDTLHVGPSWFLPQDSVGCPVDIDSIHAYTLPYVLASPESFQVWDYLFWKYALSCLDGKWCPETEDVKTDLDTTLAKLFSKHDGMDPHTWMSAFAWERDPPGPCELPKYSSSSKTVESSSSSALEECNDDNLGKMDSMYVDEYKAMLYYVCYFHTWNEASDIEIRLKKSCTAKNQDEVVIDEKGLKYICGVDWRLASIYDEETIDYTNPDIDYKTFTDDRNGKTYKIVDIGTQTWFAQNLSYDTDSITGASCKGLEPINCEKGGTLYLWTTAVALPQKYQNEKARGLLNDPVQGICPEGWRIPSKKDWETLNTYVEQNKKASTVAEALKAKGAWNFGYNEQITDEFGFSVVPAGTSAGSGDYYTRFWSTTESEVYQNGVFQWELTENAGPYIAEDINKKTPVSVRCLKNKE